A single Campylobacter concisus DNA region contains:
- the flgA gene encoding flagellar basal body P-ring formation chaperone FlgA, whose product MYCVVNDQISLSTFGFDGEDNEILNLEGKRAAKIDSKKLYEILTANFKAYNDKSGGSVAFVKNCSIMDEIQMRFLRSISDEYPGISISDLSISPQNKLPTNFKELFLKNIFLGDQNSQKGTFRVSFEDVDLSLKSIYFKFSFNAKMPAFIAINSMNTNHILSLLDYQPTMIEFGKWPKDALSNSNSLALITKVQIKSGEILTKHQFNAISLVKKGQMLNAVLSEDGVKIIAEVKALEDGNLGDMIKIRTKDNKILQATVSGKDEAVIR is encoded by the coding sequence ATGTATTGCGTTGTAAATGACCAAATTTCACTTAGCACTTTTGGCTTTGATGGCGAAGACAATGAAATTTTAAACTTAGAGGGCAAAAGAGCTGCCAAGATAGATAGCAAAAAGCTCTATGAAATTCTAACAGCAAATTTTAAAGCATATAATGACAAAAGCGGTGGAAGCGTTGCCTTTGTGAAAAACTGCTCTATTATGGATGAGATTCAAATGCGATTTTTAAGATCAATTAGCGATGAATATCCCGGTATCAGCATAAGTGATCTTAGCATCAGCCCACAAAATAAGCTTCCAACAAATTTCAAAGAGCTCTTCCTAAAAAATATCTTTTTAGGTGATCAAAATAGTCAAAAAGGTACATTTAGAGTATCATTTGAGGATGTTGATCTGAGTCTAAAAAGCATCTATTTTAAATTTAGCTTTAACGCTAAGATGCCAGCCTTCATAGCAATAAATTCAATGAATACAAACCACATTTTAAGCCTGCTTGACTATCAGCCAACGATGATTGAGTTTGGCAAATGGCCAAAAGATGCACTTTCTAACTCAAATAGCTTAGCTCTTATAACAAAAGTGCAGATAAAAAGCGGTGAAATTTTAACCAAGCATCAGTTTAACGCCATAAGCTTAGTCAAAAAAGGTCAAATGCTAAATGCGGTTTTGAGCGAGGATGGCGTTAAGATAATAGCTGAGGTAAAGGCTCTTGAGGATGGAAATTTAGGTGATATGATAAAGATAAGAACAAAAGATAATAAAATTTTACAGGCCACAGTTTCAGGTAAAGACGAGGCAGTGATAAGATGA
- a CDS encoding UbiX family flavin prenyltransferase, translating to MKKIVFAATGASGAGLFLKLVKAAKDSCEAHVIVSKNAMKVLEAEENLKLNLDDLGIKIYDDQDLSTGPASGSFGTDAMIIAPCSTNTLAKVANGISDTLITRSASVALKERQTLVLGVREMPFSTIALSQMQLLSSLGAIIAPPVLGYYADIKSLDDMENFIIGKWLDALKIENNLYKRWQI from the coding sequence ATGAAAAAGATAGTATTTGCAGCTACCGGAGCAAGCGGGGCTGGACTCTTTTTAAAGCTTGTCAAGGCTGCCAAAGATAGTTGCGAGGCGCACGTCATAGTTAGTAAAAATGCCATGAAAGTTTTGGAAGCTGAGGAAAATTTGAAGCTAAATTTAGATGATCTTGGCATAAAAATTTATGATGATCAAGACCTTAGCACAGGCCCAGCGTCAGGCTCGTTTGGCACGGATGCGATGATTATAGCACCCTGCTCTACTAATACTTTGGCAAAGGTCGCAAACGGCATAAGTGACACGCTCATCACAAGGTCCGCAAGTGTTGCGCTAAAAGAGAGACAAACCCTAGTTTTGGGAGTTAGAGAGATGCCGTTTTCCACTATCGCGCTTTCTCAAATGCAGCTTCTCTCATCTCTTGGAGCCATCATCGCGCCCCCAGTTTTAGGCTACTACGCAGATATAAAGAGCCTTGATGATATGGAAAATTTCATCATTGGCAAGTGGCTTGATGCTTTAAAAATCGAAAATAATCTTTACAAAAGGTGGCAAATTTGA
- the coaD gene encoding pantetheine-phosphate adenylyltransferase — protein MKKSCIYPGTFDPITNGHLDVIIRATKIFDKVIVAVAKSDSKQPMFAHEKRIEMAKEAVCELKNVSVLGFDNLLVDFAKSHGINTVIRGLRAVSDFEYELQIGYANAALWDEFETVYLMPSLNNAFISSSIVRSVLRHDGDVSNLVPAKILKNLKA, from the coding sequence TTGAAAAAATCTTGCATCTATCCAGGGACATTTGATCCGATCACAAACGGCCATTTAGACGTCATCATAAGGGCTACAAAAATTTTTGACAAAGTGATTGTCGCAGTTGCAAAAAGTGACAGCAAACAGCCGATGTTCGCACATGAAAAGCGTATAGAGATGGCAAAAGAGGCAGTTTGCGAGCTAAAAAACGTAAGCGTTCTTGGCTTTGATAACTTGCTTGTTGATTTTGCTAAATCGCATGGCATAAACACCGTCATCAGGGGTCTTCGCGCGGTTAGTGACTTTGAGTATGAGCTACAAATAGGCTATGCAAACGCTGCACTTTGGGACGAATTTGAGACAGTTTATCTTATGCCAAGCTTAAATAACGCCTTCATCTCAAGCTCGATAGTTCGCTCAGTTTTGCGCCACGACGGCGACGTGAGCAACCTAGTGCCAGCAAAAATTCTAAAAAATTTAAAGGCGTAA
- the tmk gene encoding dTMP kinase, giving the protein MYVLFEGIDGVGKSTQIEILASKFSDAIVTKEPGGTQLGENLREILLNSSIKIGKRAEILLFLADRAEHFEKLVEPNLDRLILSDRGFISGIAYALANDENLDENVLLEINKFALNDKFADKIVFFEASAELINARLKNRGTSDKIEARGLEYLLKVQILMKQILIKNSFETLFVDASKSIELISKEIENFINFK; this is encoded by the coding sequence ATGTATGTTTTATTTGAAGGAATTGACGGCGTTGGAAAGAGTACGCAGATAGAAATTTTAGCTTCTAAATTTAGCGATGCCATCGTCACAAAAGAGCCGGGCGGTACGCAGCTTGGTGAAAATTTGCGAGAAATTTTACTAAACTCAAGCATAAAAATAGGCAAAAGGGCTGAAATTTTACTCTTTTTAGCTGACAGGGCCGAGCATTTTGAAAAGCTAGTCGAGCCAAATTTAGATAGGCTCATTTTAAGCGACAGAGGCTTTATATCAGGCATCGCCTACGCTTTGGCAAATGATGAAAATTTAGATGAAAACGTACTTTTAGAGATTAATAAATTTGCGCTAAATGATAAATTTGCAGACAAAATAGTCTTTTTTGAAGCAAGTGCTGAGCTAATAAATGCACGGCTAAAAAATAGAGGCACAAGCGATAAGATCGAAGCTCGCGGACTAGAGTATCTTTTAAAAGTGCAAATTTTAATGAAGCAAATTCTTATCAAAAATAGCTTTGAAACGCTTTTTGTAGACGCGTCTAAAAGCATAGAGCTAATTTCAAAAGAGATAGAAAATTTTATAAATTTTAAGTAA
- the hisS gene encoding histidine--tRNA ligase, producing MITALRGMKDMLPARAKLYAQIIKTCEEVAKNYGYEQILTPHLEETALFKRSVGESSDIVGKEMYQFEDKGGNDVCLRPEGTAGVVRAFIEAKLDRANVTKRCFYHGSMFRYERPQKGRLREFHQFGCECFGEGSVYEDASIILMVSEIFNRLNIKTTLKINSLGDESSMKSYKEKLVKFLDENDDRICEDCKRRKLLNPIRVLDCKVESCQEIYKNAPVITDNLSDEAQADFAKLQEILTANGVKFEIDTKLVRGLDYYCKTAFEFISNEIGSQSAVAGGGRYDRLVEYLGGRASYGVGFAMGVERIMEILGEADDERAGIYLCALDAPNLDFVYALGSKLRKKYHVEISYEAKKLQKHLQNADNKNAKIFLCVGENEMKENKIWYKNLETKDEKTINLDELEKELG from the coding sequence ATGATAACGGCACTTCGTGGCATGAAAGATATGCTTCCAGCTCGCGCAAAACTTTACGCACAGATAATCAAAACCTGCGAGGAAGTCGCAAAAAACTACGGATATGAGCAAATTTTGACCCCGCACCTCGAGGAGACAGCGCTTTTTAAAAGAAGTGTCGGCGAGAGTAGTGATATCGTGGGTAAAGAGATGTATCAGTTTGAAGACAAAGGCGGAAACGACGTTTGCTTGCGTCCTGAGGGCACAGCTGGCGTGGTTAGAGCCTTTATCGAGGCAAAACTTGACAGAGCAAATGTGACAAAACGCTGCTTTTATCACGGCTCGATGTTTCGCTACGAACGCCCACAAAAAGGCCGTTTAAGAGAGTTTCACCAGTTTGGCTGCGAGTGCTTTGGCGAGGGTAGCGTCTATGAAGATGCGAGCATTATCTTGATGGTGAGCGAAATTTTTAACAGACTAAACATAAAAACAACCCTAAAAATAAACTCCCTTGGCGACGAGAGCTCGATGAAGTCTTACAAAGAAAAGCTTGTTAAATTTCTAGATGAAAATGACGACAGGATTTGCGAGGACTGTAAAAGACGCAAGCTTTTAAATCCTATCCGCGTGCTTGACTGCAAGGTTGAGAGTTGCCAAGAAATTTATAAAAATGCCCCAGTGATCACTGATAACTTAAGCGATGAGGCGCAGGCTGATTTTGCAAAATTGCAAGAAATTTTAACGGCAAATGGCGTTAAATTTGAGATAGACACTAAGCTCGTTCGTGGACTAGACTACTACTGCAAAACGGCGTTTGAGTTTATAAGCAACGAGATCGGCTCACAAAGTGCGGTTGCTGGTGGGGGCAGATACGACAGACTTGTCGAGTACCTTGGCGGTAGAGCAAGTTATGGCGTTGGATTTGCGATGGGCGTTGAGAGGATAATGGAAATTTTAGGTGAAGCCGATGATGAGCGAGCCGGAATTTATCTTTGCGCGCTTGATGCGCCAAATTTAGACTTTGTCTATGCTCTTGGTTCAAAGCTTCGCAAAAAATATCATGTTGAAATTTCTTATGAAGCTAAAAAACTTCAAAAACATCTGCAAAATGCCGACAATAAAAATGCAAAAATTTTCCTTTGCGTGGGCGAAAATGAGATGAAAGAGAATAAAATTTGGTATAAAAATTTAGAGACCAAAGATGAAAAAACGATAAATTTAGATGAGCTTGAAAAGGAGCTGGGATGA
- the speA gene encoding biosynthetic arginine decarboxylase — MNDFGLSIWGNSNFVIEDGKVCINAASKPAIIDIVRDIRDDGYRGPLLLRFPHLIQKQIEQIHASFAKAKKEFAYKGSFNAVFPLKVNQYPGFVKNLVRLGKPYNYGLEAGSKAELLLTMAYNNEKAPITVNGFKDKEMINIGFIAAEMGHNITLTIEGLNELEAIIAIAKERFKPKPKIGLRVRLHSTGSGLWAKSGGIHSKFGLTSTELIEAVKMLKKANLLENFTMIHFHIGSQISEIHPLKKALIEAGNIYAELRKMGALNLKAINLGGGLAIEYSQFKEESSRNYTLNEYANDVVYMLKTISEQKKEIEPDIFIESGRYIAASHALLVAPVLELFSQEYTEEKLNLKKNNPNLITELVDLYKSIKPSNALEYLHDAIHHTESVLTLFDLGYVDLQDRSNAEVLLRLISKKAVVMLGNKSNSSDLAKIQKEVQERYLLNFSIFQSLPDFWGLKQNFPIMPLDRLDERPTLPASIWDITCDSDGEISYDDEKNPLLLHDVDVEKEDYFLGFFLVGAYQEVIGMKHNLFTHPTEATIELSNDGYKITNLLESQSILDIMEDMDYDIYEIQDTLNERLEKSTLINETQKKQILGELYLFLNDNSYLKTIN, encoded by the coding sequence ATGAATGATTTTGGACTTAGCATTTGGGGCAATTCAAATTTTGTTATAGAAGATGGCAAAGTCTGTATAAATGCAGCCAGCAAACCAGCGATCATAGACATCGTGCGTGATATCAGGGACGACGGATATAGAGGGCCACTACTGCTTCGCTTTCCACATCTTATCCAAAAGCAGATTGAACAGATCCACGCAAGCTTTGCAAAGGCAAAGAAAGAATTTGCCTACAAAGGCAGCTTTAATGCCGTATTTCCACTTAAAGTGAATCAATATCCTGGCTTTGTAAAAAATTTAGTCCGCCTTGGCAAGCCCTATAATTACGGCCTTGAAGCTGGCAGTAAAGCTGAGCTACTTTTAACAATGGCTTACAATAACGAAAAAGCTCCAATAACCGTAAATGGCTTTAAAGATAAAGAGATGATAAATATAGGCTTCATCGCCGCTGAAATGGGGCATAACATCACGCTAACGATCGAGGGCTTAAACGAGCTTGAAGCTATAATCGCCATCGCAAAAGAGCGCTTCAAACCAAAACCAAAGATCGGACTTAGGGTAAGATTGCACTCGACAGGATCGGGACTCTGGGCAAAAAGTGGTGGCATACACTCTAAATTTGGACTAACATCAACTGAACTGATAGAAGCTGTAAAGATGCTAAAAAAGGCAAATTTACTTGAAAATTTCACAATGATACACTTCCACATCGGCTCTCAAATAAGCGAGATCCATCCGCTCAAAAAAGCACTCATCGAGGCTGGCAATATCTACGCTGAGCTTAGAAAAATGGGCGCTTTAAATTTAAAAGCTATAAATTTAGGTGGTGGCCTAGCGATTGAGTACTCGCAATTTAAAGAGGAGAGCAGTAGAAACTATACACTAAACGAATATGCAAACGACGTTGTCTATATGCTTAAAACCATAAGCGAGCAAAAAAAGGAGATCGAGCCAGATATTTTCATAGAGTCAGGTCGCTACATCGCCGCTTCTCACGCACTTTTGGTTGCTCCCGTGCTTGAGCTATTTTCTCAAGAATACACCGAAGAGAAGCTAAATTTAAAGAAAAACAATCCAAATTTAATAACCGAGCTAGTTGATCTTTATAAATCAATCAAGCCTTCAAACGCCCTAGAATACCTACACGACGCTATCCATCACACAGAAAGCGTTTTAACGCTTTTTGATCTAGGCTATGTCGATCTTCAAGATAGATCAAACGCAGAGGTGCTTTTAAGGCTCATCAGCAAAAAAGCTGTCGTGATGCTTGGTAACAAGAGCAATTCAAGCGATCTGGCCAAAATTCAAAAAGAGGTTCAAGAGAGATACTTGCTAAATTTCTCTATTTTTCAAAGCTTGCCTGACTTTTGGGGTCTAAAGCAAAATTTCCCTATCATGCCACTTGACAGGCTCGATGAGCGCCCTACCCTGCCAGCTTCGATCTGGGATATCACTTGCGATAGCGACGGCGAGATCAGCTATGATGATGAGAAAAACCCGCTGCTTTTGCACGACGTGGACGTGGAAAAAGAAGATTATTTCTTGGGATTTTTCCTAGTTGGCGCATATCAAGAGGTTATCGGTATGAAACACAACCTCTTTACCCACCCGACAGAGGCCACGATAGAGCTTTCAAATGATGGCTACAAGATCACAAATTTACTAGAGAGCCAGTCGATCCTTGATATTATGGAGGATATGGACTATGATATCTACGAGATCCAAGACACCCTAAACGAGCGCTTAGAAAAATCAACTCTGATAAATGAGACACAAAAGAAGCAAATTTTAGGCGAACTTTATCTATTTTTAAATGATAATAGCTACCTAAAGACAATCAACTAA
- a CDS encoding pyridoxal phosphate-dependent aminotransferase, with amino-acid sequence MQLANRMQTLSESITIAISTKAKEMKAAGIDVISLSAGEPDFMTPKKIRETVKNALDNDSKSGKYTPVPGLPEVIDAIRAKLKRDNGLDYKANQIVTNIGAKHSLFNVFQALINPGDEVIIPSPYWVSYPEIVKFCGGVPVFIEADESTNFKVTAEQLKKAITPKTKVFSLNHPTNPTGAVYTKEEIAAFGEVLKGTDIIITSDEIYEKVIYGKKFHAVASVSEDLFKRTVTINGLSKCGAMPGWRFGYIASSMDWLIAGIKKLQSQSTSNISSIVQIGAIPSLLGETDDDIENMRKEYEKRRDVAVEMINAIPGLSVVKPDGAFYLFVKCKEVDGDSLRFCKKMLEEANVATVPGVGFGMEGYFRISFATDIESIKKAIERIANFVKSYKI; translated from the coding sequence ATGCAACTAGCAAACAGAATGCAAACATTAAGCGAATCAATCACGATCGCTATCAGCACAAAAGCCAAAGAGATGAAGGCTGCTGGTATCGATGTGATCTCACTTTCAGCTGGTGAGCCTGACTTTATGACTCCAAAAAAGATAAGAGAAACTGTAAAAAACGCACTTGATAACGATAGCAAAAGCGGCAAATACACGCCAGTACCAGGCCTGCCTGAGGTGATAGATGCCATTAGAGCAAAGCTAAAAAGAGATAACGGACTTGACTATAAAGCAAATCAAATCGTCACAAACATCGGCGCAAAACACTCACTTTTTAATGTATTTCAAGCGCTTATCAACCCAGGCGACGAGGTCATCATCCCATCTCCATACTGGGTGAGCTACCCTGAAATCGTTAAATTTTGTGGCGGCGTGCCTGTCTTTATCGAAGCAGACGAGAGCACAAATTTTAAGGTGACAGCCGAGCAGCTAAAAAAAGCGATCACGCCAAAAACAAAGGTCTTTTCGCTAAATCACCCGACGAATCCAACTGGAGCTGTCTATACAAAAGAGGAGATCGCGGCATTTGGCGAGGTTTTAAAGGGCACTGATATCATCATCACAAGCGATGAAATTTATGAAAAAGTGATCTACGGCAAGAAATTTCACGCAGTAGCCTCAGTGAGCGAAGATCTTTTCAAAAGAACGGTCACGATAAATGGACTAAGCAAGTGTGGAGCGATGCCTGGCTGGAGATTTGGCTATATCGCAAGCTCGATGGACTGGCTAATCGCTGGCATCAAAAAGCTTCAAAGCCAAAGCACAAGCAACATCAGCTCGATCGTGCAAATAGGCGCTATCCCGTCACTTCTTGGAGAAACTGACGACGATATCGAAAACATGAGAAAAGAGTATGAAAAAAGACGCGACGTGGCAGTTGAGATGATAAACGCTATCCCTGGGCTAAGCGTAGTTAAGCCTGATGGCGCGTTTTATCTATTTGTAAAATGCAAAGAGGTAGATGGCGACTCACTTAGGTTTTGCAAAAAGATGCTTGAAGAGGCGAACGTAGCGACCGTGCCAGGTGTGGGCTTTGGCATGGAGGGATACTTTAGAATTTCTTTTGCAACTGACATCGAGAGCATAAAAAAAGCGATCGAGAGGATCGCAAATTTTGTAAAAAGCTACAAAATTTAA
- the thiS gene encoding sulfur carrier protein ThiS: protein MIKFSVNGKIFELENDINVYEFLAQNGYELKFIALERDGEILPKKLWRDSFMSEGKAYEIVTLVGGG, encoded by the coding sequence ATGATCAAATTTAGTGTAAATGGCAAAATTTTCGAGCTTGAAAACGATATAAATGTTTATGAATTTTTAGCTCAAAATGGCTATGAGCTTAAATTTATAGCCCTTGAGCGAGACGGAGAAATTTTGCCAAAAAAGCTTTGGCGTGATAGCTTTATGAGCGAAGGCAAAGCTTATGAGATCGTCACTTTAGTTGGCGGTGGATGA